A genomic stretch from Streptomyces sp. QL37 includes:
- a CDS encoding M18 family aminopeptidase, with protein sequence MSSPLRFDRGHTDDLMAFLMAAPSPYHAVAAAAARLEKAGFRQVEETDAWDGSTGGKYVLRGGAIVAWYVPEGATAHTPFRIVGAHTDSPNLRVKPLPDTGAYGWRQIAVEIYGGTLLNTWLDRDLGLAGRVSLRDGTHRLVNIDRPLLRVPQLAVHLDRSANPDGLKLDRQKHMQPIWGLGDVEEGDLIRFVADAAGVDAAEITGWDLMPHPVEPPAYLGRDRELLAGPRMDNLLSVHAATAALAAVAGQPDDELPYIPVLAAFDHEENGSQSDTGADGPLLGTVLERSVFARGGSYEDRARAFAGTVCLSSDTGHAVHPNYAERHDPTHHPVANGGPILKVNVNMRYATDGGGRAVFAAACEKAGVPWQTFVSNNSMPCGTTIGPITAARHGITTVDIGVAILSMHSARELCGADDPYLLANALTAFLAG encoded by the coding sequence ATGAGCTCTCCCCTCCGCTTCGACCGCGGGCACACCGACGATCTGATGGCCTTCCTGATGGCGGCCCCTTCCCCGTACCACGCCGTGGCCGCGGCCGCCGCGCGGCTGGAGAAGGCCGGATTCCGGCAGGTCGAGGAGACGGACGCGTGGGACGGCTCCACCGGCGGGAAGTACGTCCTGCGGGGCGGCGCCATCGTGGCCTGGTACGTGCCGGAAGGCGCCACCGCCCACACCCCGTTCCGGATCGTGGGCGCCCACACCGACTCCCCGAACCTGCGGGTCAAGCCGCTGCCCGACACGGGTGCGTACGGCTGGCGCCAGATCGCCGTCGAGATCTACGGCGGCACGCTCCTGAACACCTGGCTCGACCGGGACCTCGGTCTCGCCGGCCGCGTCTCCCTGCGCGACGGGACGCACCGGCTGGTGAACATCGACCGGCCCCTGCTGCGAGTCCCCCAGCTGGCCGTGCACCTGGACCGTTCCGCCAACCCCGACGGCCTCAAGCTCGACCGCCAGAAGCACATGCAGCCGATCTGGGGACTCGGCGACGTCGAGGAGGGTGACCTCATCCGCTTCGTCGCCGACGCGGCGGGCGTCGACGCGGCGGAGATCACCGGCTGGGACCTCATGCCTCACCCGGTCGAGCCGCCCGCCTACCTGGGCCGGGACCGGGAACTGCTCGCCGGTCCGCGCATGGACAACCTGCTCTCGGTGCACGCCGCGACGGCCGCGCTGGCCGCCGTGGCCGGACAGCCGGACGACGAGCTCCCGTACATCCCCGTGCTGGCCGCCTTCGACCACGAGGAGAACGGCTCCCAGTCGGACACCGGTGCGGACGGGCCGCTGCTGGGCACGGTCCTGGAGCGCTCGGTGTTCGCCCGCGGCGGCTCGTACGAGGACCGTGCACGGGCCTTCGCCGGAACCGTCTGTCTCTCCTCGGACACCGGCCACGCCGTCCACCCCAACTACGCCGAGCGCCACGACCCGACGCACCACCCGGTGGCCAACGGCGGGCCGATCCTCAAGGTCAACGTCAACATGCGCTACGCGACCGACGGCGGCGGCCGCGCCGTATTCGCCGCGGCCTGCGAGAAGGCCGGCGTGCCGTGGCAGACGTTCGTCTCCAACAACTCGATGCCGTGCGGCACGACGATCGGCCCGATCACCGCGGCCCGGCACGGCATCACGACCGTCGACATCGGTGTGGCGATCCTGTCGATGCACAGCGCCCGCGAACTCTGCGGCGCCGACGACCCGTACCTCCTGGCCAACGCGCTCACGGCGTTCCTCGCGGGCTGA
- a CDS encoding DUF6458 family protein, whose amino-acid sequence MGLGGCILLIGAGAILAFATDWEMDTVNVDLVGWIMMLVGLVGVFVYVSIARRRRMVVPPTTTTVVSEDERRYQ is encoded by the coding sequence ATGGGACTCGGAGGATGCATTCTCCTGATCGGTGCCGGAGCGATCCTGGCGTTCGCCACCGACTGGGAAATGGATACCGTCAACGTCGACCTGGTCGGCTGGATCATGATGCTCGTCGGCCTCGTCGGGGTCTTCGTCTACGTGAGCATCGCGCGGCGCCGCCGCATGGTCGTGCCGCCCACCACCACCACGGTCGTCTCGGAGGACGAGCGCCGCTACCAGTGA
- a CDS encoding NHL domain-containing thioredoxin family protein has protein sequence MTARARVRAPELIGKGGWLNTGDRQYTLADLRGRIVILDFWTFCCVNCLHVLDELRELEEKHRDTVVIIGVHSPKFVHEAEHQAVVDAVERYEVHHPVLDDPELATWKQYAVRAWPTLVVVDPEGYVVAQHAGEGHAHAIEKLVEELEAEHAAKGTLHRGDGPYVAPEPVATHLRFPGKALALPDGGFLVSDTTRHRLVELDADGETVRGHFGAGERGFVDGGRDEARFSEPQGLAVLPDGRIAVADTVNHAIRALDLATGVTTTLAGTGRQWWQSSATSGPATEVDLSSPWDIAWFGDRLWIAMAGVHQLWTYDPGQGTVRVAAGTTNEGLVDGPGDEAWFAQPSGLAAAGDRLWVADSETSSLRYVDLEGAVHTAVGTGLFDFGHRDGPAEQALFQHPLGVTALPDGSVAVSDTYNHALRRYDPESGEVTTLATDLREPSDAVLVDGDLVVVESARHRLTRLRLPEEAVRVADRAHRTQRAATEIAAGTLRLDVVFQAPAGQKLDTRYGPSTRLLVSSTPPELLAEGSGQGTDLGRDLVLADGVTEGVLHVSAMAASCDDDPDNEYPACHVHQQDWGVPVSVTAGGASRLPLVLAGMDEQG, from the coding sequence ATGACAGCACGTGCACGTGTCCGCGCCCCCGAACTGATCGGCAAGGGCGGCTGGCTCAATACAGGCGACCGGCAGTACACCCTGGCTGACCTGCGGGGACGCATCGTCATCCTGGATTTCTGGACCTTCTGCTGCGTGAACTGTCTGCATGTGCTCGACGAGCTGCGTGAACTGGAGGAGAAGCACCGCGACACCGTCGTGATCATCGGTGTCCACTCCCCGAAGTTCGTGCACGAGGCGGAGCACCAGGCCGTGGTCGACGCCGTCGAGCGGTACGAGGTGCACCACCCCGTCCTCGACGATCCCGAGCTCGCCACCTGGAAGCAGTACGCCGTCCGCGCCTGGCCCACGCTCGTCGTCGTGGACCCCGAGGGCTACGTCGTCGCGCAGCACGCCGGTGAGGGGCACGCGCACGCCATCGAGAAGCTGGTGGAGGAGCTGGAGGCCGAGCATGCCGCGAAGGGCACCCTGCACCGCGGCGACGGCCCCTACGTCGCTCCGGAGCCGGTCGCCACGCACCTCCGGTTCCCCGGCAAGGCGCTCGCACTCCCGGACGGCGGCTTCCTGGTCTCGGACACCACCCGGCACCGCCTGGTGGAGCTGGACGCCGACGGCGAGACCGTGCGGGGCCACTTCGGCGCGGGTGAGCGCGGATTCGTGGACGGCGGCCGCGACGAGGCCCGGTTCAGCGAACCGCAGGGCCTCGCGGTCCTGCCGGACGGCCGGATCGCCGTCGCCGACACCGTCAACCACGCGATCAGGGCGCTCGACCTCGCGACGGGAGTGACGACCACGCTCGCCGGGACCGGGCGCCAGTGGTGGCAGTCCTCCGCCACCAGCGGCCCGGCCACGGAGGTGGACCTCTCGTCGCCGTGGGACATCGCCTGGTTCGGTGACCGGCTGTGGATCGCGATGGCCGGGGTGCACCAGCTGTGGACGTACGACCCCGGGCAGGGCACGGTGCGCGTCGCCGCCGGGACGACCAATGAGGGTCTGGTGGACGGACCCGGGGACGAGGCGTGGTTCGCGCAGCCGTCCGGCCTGGCAGCGGCCGGCGACCGTCTCTGGGTCGCCGACTCCGAGACCTCCTCGCTGCGCTACGTGGACCTGGAGGGCGCGGTCCACACCGCGGTCGGTACCGGTCTCTTCGACTTCGGCCACCGCGACGGCCCCGCGGAGCAGGCGCTCTTCCAGCACCCGCTGGGCGTCACGGCGCTCCCCGACGGCTCCGTGGCCGTGAGCGACACCTACAACCACGCGCTGCGGCGGTACGACCCGGAGAGCGGCGAGGTGACCACGCTGGCCACGGATCTGCGGGAGCCGAGCGACGCGGTCCTGGTGGACGGCGATCTGGTCGTCGTCGAGTCCGCGCGGCACCGGCTGACCCGGCTGCGGCTTCCCGAGGAGGCCGTGCGGGTCGCGGACCGGGCCCACCGCACCCAGCGCGCGGCCACGGAGATCGCCGCCGGCACGCTGCGGCTGGACGTGGTCTTCCAGGCGCCCGCCGGGCAGAAGCTGGACACCCGGTACGGGCCCTCCACCCGGCTGCTGGTCTCCTCGACCCCGCCGGAACTGCTGGCCGAGGGGTCGGGCCAGGGGACGGATCTGGGGCGTGACCTGGTCCTCGCGGACGGGGTCACCGAAGGCGTCCTGCATGTGTCCGCGATGGCGGCGTCCTGCGACGACGACCCGGACAACGAGTACCCGGCCTGCCATGTCCACCAGCAGGACTGGGGCGTCCCCGTGAGCGTCACCGCCGGAGGGGCGTCCAGGCTCCCGCTGGTGCTGGCCGGGATGGACGAACAGGGCTGA
- a CDS encoding LURP-one-related family protein, which produces MRLLVRERLFGVGDDYWIEDADGRKLFLVDGKAMRLRDTFELKDTSGQVLVEIRQKLISLRDTMLIERDGEELARIKRKRLSLLRNHYRVALVDGTELDVSGKILDREFAIDYDGELLAQVSRRWLTVRDTYGVDIVREDADVPLLLAVAVCVIVLADKEHDKDHGED; this is translated from the coding sequence ATGAGACTTCTCGTGCGTGAGCGACTGTTCGGCGTCGGCGACGACTACTGGATCGAGGACGCGGACGGGCGGAAGCTCTTCCTCGTCGACGGCAAGGCCATGCGGCTCCGTGACACCTTCGAGCTGAAGGACACGAGCGGCCAGGTGCTGGTGGAGATCCGCCAGAAGCTGATCAGCCTGCGCGACACGATGCTGATCGAACGGGACGGCGAGGAGCTCGCCAGGATCAAACGGAAGCGGCTCTCGCTCCTGCGCAACCACTACCGGGTGGCGCTGGTGGACGGCACCGAGCTGGACGTCAGCGGCAAGATCCTGGACCGCGAGTTCGCCATCGACTACGACGGCGAACTGCTCGCCCAGGTCTCCCGGCGCTGGCTGACGGTCCGCGACACCTACGGCGTCGACATCGTGCGGGAGGACGCCGATGTGCCCCTGCTCCTCGCCGTCGCGGTGTGCGTCATCGTCCTCGCGGACAAGGAGCACGACAAGGACCACGGCGAGGACTGA
- a CDS encoding carbon-nitrogen family hydrolase yields the protein MHASLIQIAVNPDESVNSRRERAASLVVAQRGADLVLLPELWPVGAFAYTAFADEAEPLQGPTHDVMAKAAAEAGVWLHAGSFVERAEDGTLYNTSLVFSPEGALAAAYRKIHRFGFDKGEAVLMGAGEELVTVALPETVVGLATCYDLRFPEQFRGLVDAGAETLVVAAGWPERRRSHWTLLAQARAVENQAYVLAVGSAGTHAGVEQAGHSIVVDPWGEVLAEAGAGEEVLTVEFDPAKATTTREQFPALKDRRLGLAPRRLA from the coding sequence GTGCACGCCTCCCTCATCCAGATCGCAGTAAACCCGGATGAATCGGTCAATTCCCGTAGAGAGCGCGCGGCTTCGCTGGTCGTGGCCCAGCGGGGTGCGGACCTGGTCCTCCTGCCCGAGCTCTGGCCGGTCGGTGCCTTCGCCTACACCGCGTTCGCCGATGAGGCCGAGCCGCTGCAAGGCCCCACCCACGACGTCATGGCGAAGGCGGCGGCCGAGGCCGGGGTCTGGCTGCATGCCGGGTCGTTCGTCGAGCGCGCCGAGGACGGCACCCTCTACAACACCTCGCTGGTCTTCTCGCCCGAGGGTGCGCTGGCCGCCGCCTACCGCAAGATCCATCGCTTCGGCTTCGACAAGGGCGAGGCGGTGCTCATGGGGGCCGGGGAGGAACTCGTCACCGTCGCTCTGCCGGAGACCGTCGTCGGCCTCGCCACCTGCTACGACCTGCGCTTCCCCGAGCAGTTCCGGGGGCTCGTCGACGCGGGGGCGGAGACCCTGGTCGTCGCGGCCGGCTGGCCGGAGCGCCGTCGTTCGCACTGGACCCTGCTGGCGCAGGCCCGTGCGGTCGAGAACCAGGCGTACGTCCTGGCGGTCGGGTCCGCGGGCACCCACGCGGGGGTCGAGCAGGCGGGCCACAGCATCGTCGTCGATCCCTGGGGCGAGGTGCTTGCCGAGGCCGGGGCAGGCGAGGAGGTGCTCACCGTGGAGTTCGACCCGGCGAAGGCCACCACCACCCGGGAGCAGTTCCCGGCCCTCAAGGACCGCCGCCTCGGCCTCGCGCCACGGCGCCTGGCCTAG
- a CDS encoding maleylpyruvate isomerase family mycothiol-dependent enzyme, with translation MTVHPSLQTYADAWTHSVESISELVKPLVEGEWNRRTPCPGWSVRDIVSHVIGMECEQLGDPRPIHTLPRDLYHVQNDHQRYMEMQVDVRRHHTAPEMTSELEYTLIRRMRQLRNESRAPETMVRAPLGAEQTLELALRMRAFDVWVHEQDLRTTLGQPGNLDSPGALVVRDTLLVGLAKVVAKDAGAPPNSAVVFDVHGPLEFLRTVRVDGEGRGSVDGAPSLGPAATLAMDWETYYRLACGRVRAQAVEDRIKIDGDQALAAEILRHFAVTP, from the coding sequence GTGACCGTCCATCCCAGCCTCCAGACCTATGCCGATGCCTGGACCCACTCCGTCGAGTCGATATCCGAGCTGGTCAAGCCGCTCGTCGAGGGGGAGTGGAACCGCCGGACGCCCTGCCCGGGCTGGTCGGTACGCGACATCGTCTCGCACGTCATCGGCATGGAGTGCGAGCAGCTCGGCGACCCCCGCCCGATCCACACGCTGCCGCGCGACCTCTACCACGTGCAGAACGACCACCAGCGTTACATGGAGATGCAGGTCGACGTCCGGCGCCACCACACCGCGCCGGAGATGACCTCGGAGCTGGAGTACACGCTCATCCGGCGCATGCGTCAGCTGCGCAACGAGTCGCGCGCCCCCGAGACCATGGTGCGGGCGCCCCTCGGCGCCGAGCAGACGCTGGAACTGGCACTGCGGATGCGGGCGTTCGACGTCTGGGTGCACGAGCAGGACCTGCGCACCACGCTGGGACAGCCCGGCAATCTGGATTCCCCCGGCGCCCTCGTCGTCCGGGACACCCTGCTGGTTGGACTGGCGAAGGTGGTCGCCAAGGACGCGGGCGCGCCGCCCAATTCGGCCGTCGTCTTCGATGTGCACGGCCCGCTGGAGTTCCTGCGTACGGTCAGGGTCGACGGCGAGGGCCGCGGTTCGGTCGACGGCGCGCCGTCGCTGGGCCCCGCGGCGACCCTGGCGATGGACTGGGAGACGTACTACCGGCTGGCCTGCGGCCGGGTCCGGGCGCAGGCCGTGGAGGACCGGATCAAGATCGACGGCGACCAGGCCCTGGCGGCCGAGATCCTGCGCCACTTCGCCGTGACCCCGTGA
- a CDS encoding MFS transporter, whose amino-acid sequence MSSASPTLSLPGDPPGGRRAVWVWGIGVAVYFVAIIFRTSLGVAGLDAADRFEVNASALSTFSILQLLVYAGMQIPVGLMVDRLGTKKVLTIGVVLFTLGQLGFALSPSYGMALASRALLGCGDAMTFISVLRLGARWFPARRGPLIGQVTGLFGMAGNLVSTLVIARALHGFGWTATFVGSSLAGVVVLLPLLLFLKDHPEGHEPPPAEHAGASYVRKQIAASWREPGTRLGMWVHFTTQFPAMVFLLLWGMPFLVEAQGLSRGTAGELLTLVVLSNMAVGLVYGQIIARHHAARAPLALGTVAMTALLWASTIFYPGDHAPMWLLITLCVVLGSCGPASMIGFDFGRPANPPERQGTASGIVNMGGFVASMTTLFAVGVLLDATGDDYRVAFASVFVLEALGVVQILRLHASATHRERDHHVVSRVEAVHVPV is encoded by the coding sequence ATGAGCTCCGCGTCCCCCACCCTCTCCCTGCCCGGAGACCCGCCCGGCGGCCGGCGTGCCGTGTGGGTCTGGGGCATCGGTGTGGCCGTCTACTTCGTCGCCATCATCTTCCGTACGAGTCTGGGCGTCGCCGGGCTCGACGCCGCCGACCGGTTCGAGGTCAACGCTTCGGCCCTGTCGACGTTCTCCATCCTGCAGCTCCTCGTCTACGCCGGCATGCAGATACCCGTGGGCCTCATGGTCGACAGGCTCGGCACCAAGAAGGTCCTCACCATCGGGGTGGTGCTCTTCACGCTGGGGCAGCTGGGCTTCGCGCTCTCCCCCTCGTACGGCATGGCGCTCGCCTCCCGGGCGCTGCTCGGCTGCGGCGACGCGATGACGTTCATCAGCGTGCTGCGGCTCGGCGCCCGGTGGTTCCCGGCCCGGCGAGGCCCGCTGATCGGACAGGTGACCGGGCTCTTCGGGATGGCGGGCAACCTCGTCTCGACCCTCGTCATCGCCCGCGCGCTGCACGGGTTCGGCTGGACCGCGACCTTCGTCGGCAGCTCGCTGGCCGGCGTGGTGGTGCTGCTCCCGCTGCTGCTCTTCCTCAAGGACCACCCCGAGGGCCATGAGCCGCCGCCCGCCGAGCACGCCGGAGCGTCGTACGTGCGGAAGCAGATCGCCGCCTCCTGGCGGGAGCCGGGCACGCGCCTGGGTATGTGGGTGCACTTCACCACGCAGTTCCCCGCCATGGTCTTCCTGCTGCTGTGGGGCATGCCGTTCCTGGTCGAGGCCCAGGGGCTGAGCCGGGGCACCGCCGGTGAGCTGCTCACCCTGGTGGTGCTCTCCAACATGGCCGTGGGGCTCGTCTACGGGCAGATCATCGCCCGCCACCACGCGGCGCGCGCCCCGCTGGCCCTGGGGACGGTCGCGATGACCGCGCTGCTCTGGGCGTCGACGATCTTCTACCCCGGAGACCACGCGCCGATGTGGCTGCTGATCACCCTGTGCGTGGTGCTCGGCTCCTGCGGACCGGCCTCGATGATCGGCTTCGACTTCGGCCGGCCGGCCAATCCGCCGGAACGCCAGGGCACCGCTTCCGGCATCGTCAACATGGGCGGCTTCGTCGCCTCGATGACGACACTGTTCGCGGTCGGCGTCCTGCTGGACGCGACCGGGGACGACTACCGCGTCGCGTTCGCGTCGGTCTTCGTCCTGGAGGCGCTGGGCGTCGTACAGATCCTGCGGCTGCACGCCAGCGCCACCCACAGGGAACGCGACCACCACGTCGTCAGCCGGGTGGAAGCCGTGCACGTCCCGGTCTGA
- a CDS encoding GntR family transcriptional regulator — MPAASTAEPAARKAAPKPPPAAERVYTHIKEAVLDRRYEGGTLLTEGDLAEAVGVSRTPVREALLRLEVEGLIKLYPKKGALVLAVSAQEISDVVETRLLVEEFAARKAVPASAQLIARLEQLLEEQRELAEAGDLAAVSVKDRCFHAEIVRNAGNEILSRLYDQLRDRQLRMGVAVMEAHPGRIAANITEHGELLDAIRAGDAEGAAQVVRRHVSRVKVLVRGDDR; from the coding sequence ATGCCTGCCGCATCCACTGCCGAACCTGCCGCCCGCAAGGCGGCCCCCAAGCCCCCACCCGCAGCCGAGCGCGTCTACACCCACATCAAGGAGGCGGTCCTCGACCGCCGCTACGAGGGCGGCACGCTCCTCACCGAGGGCGACCTGGCCGAGGCCGTCGGCGTATCCCGGACCCCGGTGCGGGAGGCGCTGCTCCGTCTGGAGGTCGAAGGGCTGATCAAGCTCTACCCGAAGAAGGGCGCGCTGGTGCTCGCGGTCTCCGCGCAGGAGATCTCGGACGTGGTGGAGACCCGGCTGCTCGTGGAGGAGTTCGCGGCGCGTAAGGCCGTGCCCGCGTCGGCGCAGCTGATCGCCCGGCTGGAGCAGCTCCTGGAGGAGCAGCGGGAGCTCGCCGAGGCGGGTGACCTGGCGGCGGTCTCCGTCAAGGACCGGTGCTTCCACGCCGAGATCGTGAGGAACGCGGGCAACGAGATCCTCTCCCGTCTCTACGACCAGCTCCGTGACCGGCAGCTGCGGATGGGTGTGGCCGTGATGGAGGCGCACCCCGGCAGGATCGCCGCCAACATCACCGAGCACGGCGAGCTGCTGGACGCCATCAGGGCCGGCGACGCCGAGGGCGCCGCACAGGTCGTGCGGCGCCACGTCAGCCGGGTCAAGGTGCTGGTCCGGGGTGATGACCGATGA
- a CDS encoding serine hydrolase, protein MKTGLKGINRVSVAATVTLTAGAVLVGSAFASTAQAAAPPTPTIAAKGGFVMNSGTAKTLYGKAADTRRSTGSTTKVMTAKVVLAQKNLNLDSKVTVQKAYSDYIVKNTASSARLIVGDKVTVRQLLYGLMLPSGCDAAYALADKFGSGSTRAARVKSFIGKMNASAKSLGLKNTHFDSFDGIGSGSNYSTPRDLTKIAASAMKNSTFRAIVKTKSTKQKVTTKSGGYRYMSWSNTNPLLGGYSGAIGVKTGSGPSAKYCLVFAATRNGKTVIGTVLTSTSATTRTSDAKKLLDYAFKK, encoded by the coding sequence TTGAAAACTGGTCTCAAGGGCATAAACCGCGTAAGCGTCGCCGCCACCGTCACTCTCACCGCGGGCGCCGTCCTCGTGGGCAGCGCGTTCGCCTCCACGGCTCAGGCTGCGGCACCGCCGACGCCCACGATCGCCGCCAAGGGCGGCTTCGTGATGAACAGCGGCACCGCGAAGACGCTCTACGGAAAGGCCGCGGACACCCGCCGCTCCACCGGCTCCACGACCAAGGTGATGACCGCCAAGGTGGTGCTGGCACAGAAGAACCTGAACCTTGATTCCAAGGTCACGGTCCAGAAGGCGTACAGCGACTACATCGTCAAGAACACCGCCTCGTCGGCCCGGCTGATCGTCGGCGACAAGGTCACGGTCCGCCAGCTCCTGTACGGCCTGATGCTGCCGTCGGGCTGCGACGCCGCGTACGCCCTCGCTGACAAGTTCGGCTCCGGCTCCACACGCGCGGCCCGGGTGAAGTCCTTCATCGGCAAGATGAACGCCTCCGCGAAGAGCCTCGGCCTGAAGAACACCCACTTCGACTCGTTCGACGGCATCGGCAGCGGTTCGAACTACTCCACGCCGCGCGACCTGACGAAGATCGCCGCCAGCGCGATGAAGAACTCCACGTTCCGCGCGATCGTGAAGACGAAGTCGACCAAGCAGAAGGTCACCACGAAGAGCGGCGGCTACCGCTACATGTCGTGGTCGAACACCAACCCGCTGCTGGGCGGTTACAGCGGCGCGATCGGCGTGAAGACCGGGTCGGGCCCCTCGGCCAAGTACTGCCTGGTCTTCGCCGCGACCCGCAACGGCAAGACGGTCATCGGGACCGTCCTCACCTCGACGTCCGCCACCACCCGGACGTCCGACGCGAAGAAGCTCCTGGACTACGCGTTCAAGAAGTGA
- a CDS encoding dihydrolipoamide acetyltransferase family protein encodes MTTMTETSARFREFKMPDVGEGLTEAEILKWFVQPGDTVTDGQVVCEVETAKAAVELPIPFDGVVHELRFPEGSTVDVGEVIIAVDVAPGSGDAPAAQEAAAETVQQPVAEAEPEAPKGRQPVLVGYGVAESSTKRRARKGAEIPGPAAAAIQAEINGHGAKAVESRPLAKPPVRKLAKDLGIDLATVTPTGEGGVITREDVHAAVAPAPAEAGVRAEEAAPAPAPVAVPVDRAGRETRIPVKGVRKAIAQAMVGSAFTAPHVTEFVTVDVTRTMKLVAELKEDKEMAGVRVNPLLIIAKALLVAIKRNPGVNAVWDEANQEIVQKHYVNLGIAAATPRGLIVPNIKDAHDKTLPQLGEALGELVSTAREGKTSPAAMAGGTVTITNVGVFGVDTGTPILNPGESAILAVGAIKLQPWVHKGKVKPRQVTTLALSFDHRLVDGELGSKVLADVAAILEQPKRLITWG; translated from the coding sequence GTGACGACGATGACCGAAACGTCTGCTCGTTTCCGTGAGTTCAAGATGCCCGACGTGGGCGAGGGGCTGACCGAGGCGGAGATCCTCAAGTGGTTCGTCCAGCCCGGCGACACCGTCACCGACGGCCAGGTGGTCTGCGAGGTCGAGACGGCCAAGGCCGCCGTCGAGCTGCCGATCCCCTTCGACGGGGTGGTGCACGAGCTGCGCTTCCCCGAGGGCTCGACCGTCGACGTCGGCGAGGTGATCATCGCGGTGGACGTGGCCCCGGGCAGCGGTGACGCCCCGGCCGCGCAGGAGGCCGCTGCCGAGACCGTTCAGCAGCCTGTCGCGGAGGCCGAGCCGGAAGCGCCCAAGGGCCGTCAGCCGGTGCTCGTCGGCTACGGAGTCGCGGAGAGCTCCACCAAGCGCCGGGCCCGCAAGGGTGCCGAGATCCCGGGTCCGGCCGCCGCCGCGATCCAGGCCGAGATCAACGGCCACGGCGCGAAGGCCGTGGAGAGCCGTCCCCTCGCCAAGCCGCCGGTGCGCAAGCTGGCCAAGGACCTGGGCATCGACCTCGCCACGGTCACCCCGACCGGGGAGGGCGGCGTGATCACCCGCGAGGACGTCCACGCGGCTGTCGCGCCGGCGCCCGCCGAGGCCGGCGTACGGGCCGAGGAGGCCGCCCCGGCCCCCGCGCCCGTGGCGGTACCGGTGGACCGGGCGGGCCGCGAGACCCGCATCCCCGTCAAGGGCGTGCGCAAGGCCATCGCGCAGGCCATGGTCGGCAGCGCCTTCACCGCGCCGCACGTCACCGAGTTCGTGACCGTCGACGTGACGCGCACGATGAAGCTCGTGGCGGAGCTCAAGGAGGACAAGGAGATGGCGGGGGTCCGGGTCAACCCGCTCCTGATCATCGCCAAGGCGCTCCTGGTCGCGATCAAGCGCAACCCGGGGGTCAACGCCGTCTGGGACGAGGCCAACCAGGAGATCGTGCAGAAGCACTACGTCAACCTGGGCATCGCCGCAGCCACCCCGCGCGGTCTGATCGTGCCGAACATCAAGGACGCGCACGACAAGACCCTGCCCCAGCTGGGCGAGGCGCTGGGCGAGCTGGTCTCCACGGCGAGGGAGGGCAAGACGTCCCCCGCGGCCATGGCGGGCGGCACGGTGACCATCACCAACGTCGGCGTCTTCGGCGTCGACACGGGTACGCCGATCCTGAATCCGGGCGAGTCCGCGATCCTCGCGGTCGGGGCGATCAAGCTCCAGCCGTGGGTGCACAAGGGCAAGGTGAAGCCCCGTCAGGTCACCACGCTGGCGCTCTCCTTCGACCACCGGCTGGTCGACGGCGAGCTCGGCTCCAAGGTGCTCGCGGACGTCGCGGCGATCCTGGAGCAGCCGAAGCGGCTGATCACCTGGGGCTAG